The genomic region TTTGAATGTTTCTACGCTGTCGTTGGTGAATATGTGagctcccccctccccccccggatactgaatctctctctctcccttccagGACCAGGACAAGGAATACGTGGGTTTCGCGACGCTGCCGAACCAGGTGCATCGTAAATCCGTGAAGAAGGGATTCGACTTCACGCTCATGGTCGCAGGTAAATCCTCGATCCTCGTTGGTTCATCAGCAAACATTTGATGTGGAGATCCGTGACCCCGTGACCCCCCCGGGGTCTTAAACCTGCTGTGTTGCCCTTCGTTTGAAGGGGAGTCTGGCCTGGGAAAGTCCACCCTGGTCAACAGCCTCTTTCTCACGGACCTTTACAAAGATCGGAAGCTGCTCAACGCCGAAGGTGAAGACGATCTGTGTACCGTGTGTACCGTGTGTACATGTACGCGTTCTCTTTTGCCGGATGCTGCGGTTCAAACAGTGCGTCGTTtgtctcgccccccccccccagagcgaATCACGCAAACGGTGGAAATCACCAAACACACCGTGGACATAGAAGAGAAAGGCGTGAAACTGAAGCTCACCATCGTGGACACGCCCGGCTTCGGAGACGCCGTGAACAACACGGAATGGTACGTGTCCCTGTTCGGGTGCGGCGGCAGGTGTCCTCGGGAGACGGgatgtcctgtgtgtgtgtttgcagctggaAGTCCGTGGCGGACTACATCGACCAGCAGTTCGAGCAGTACTTCAGGGACGAGAGCGGTCTCAACCGCAAGAACATCCAGGACAACCGCGTGCACTGCTGCCTCTACTTTATCTCCCCCTTCGGCCACGGGTAGGACGACCGTGCGCGGTCCTCGTGCGTCGCGTGCGCGCTCATATGGGGGACTTTGAATCAAGCGCTGAATCTCGGCTCAGATCAAACGAAGGCCGCAGTGCTTTTCGAAAGCCGTTGTAAAGAGAAGCTGCGCCCTCTGTCGGCGATCTTCAGGCGTTACGCCGGGGCGCAGCTGATTGGTGAAACCGCTCAGACAAACCGCGGGCGCCTCATCATAGTGAAGTAAAGATCCGTTTCCCTCCCGCTGAAACGTTTCAGGGGCTTCCtgcctctttcttcctcatgtGCGTTTTGTGGTCTTGCAGCCTGCGGCCTCTGGACGTGGAGTTTATGAGGGCGCTGCACGAGAAGGTGAACATCGTCCCCGTCCTCGCCAAGGCCGACACGCTCACCCCCACcgaggtgaagaagaagaagatcaaggTAAGGCTGACGCCGCCTCTGGTTCCAGAGAAGCCGCTCGGGCGGTAAGCGAATCAACTCGTGATCCCTCCGTAGATCCGGGAGGAGATCGAGCAGTTGGGCATAAAGATCTACCAGTTCCCAGACTGTGACtccgatgaagacgaggagttCAAGCAGCAGGACTTCCAGCTTAAAGTGAGCGCTGCCACGCAgcgtcttcctctctgcttctcttctgTTCTCCACCGGCGGCGTGGACGCGGACCGAGTGTGGCGTCTCACGCGCCTCTCTTTGGCGTTCCTCTAGGAGAGCATCCCCTTCGCAGTGATCGGCAGCAACACCGTGGTGGAGGCCAAGGGGAAGCGGGTGCGAGGGCGCCTCTACCCCTGGGGCATCGTCGAGGGTACGCCGCGCCCGGCGCCGGTCGCGCGTTGCGCTGCCGCGCTGATTAACGCTGAGCGTGATTCGCTTTGCAGTGGAGAACTCTGCGCACTGCGACTTCGTGAAGCTGAGGAACATGCTGGTTCGGACGCACATGCAGGACCTGAAGGACGTGACCCGAGAGACCCACTACGAGAACTACCGCGCCCACTGCATCCAGAGCATGACGCGCATGGTGGTGAAGGAGCGCAACCGCAAGTACGCGACGACGCGCCAGTCTGTCGCTGCGTGGAGGGAAGAGTCGACAgagaaatgtcttcttcttcttctgcatcctTTCACATTTGATTCTCTGTCCTACAACTCCGCAGCAAGCTGACCCGGGAGAGCGGCACGGACTTCCACATCCCCGCCGCGCCCGAAGTGCCGATGGCGAGACAACAGGACAGCGAGACGGAAAAGCTCATCCGAGAGAAAGACGAGGAGGTACGGCGCGACGACCACGGGCGGGACGCTCATCGCCTCCGCCGGGGCGAGTCCGGGCCGAGTCCTGACCGTCAGCAGTTAGCCGAtcagctcagccaatcagatcgccTGGCGAAGGGCGACGAAGCTCTCTGAGCGTCTCCCATGGTTCGCTCGGCTCACGCTTTCTGAGGCTGACGATGAGTAGCCTCGCAAAACGTGACGCCGGCGCGTTGGTGAGGCTCCGACGGACCGTTAGAGGTTCTTTATGCGGTTCTGTGTGAAGAACCACGTAGAACAGAATGCTCAAATAACGGGATGTCGTTTCAAGAGGAATTACAGCAGCGTCTATCCGGTTTGACATTTAGGGAATGAGTAAAAGGTTTTACAGTTTTGACTTCAAGTGTAGTCGATAGATTCtgcatttaaaggagacatattaagtaggaacggagatcgaccagTAGATGGAGacctacgaaggattgactggatgctttgtttttgctgtttgggtttgataatgacccaaaatcaccagaatagtgtagaaacatgggaaagtgagtttttcat from Brachionichthys hirsutus isolate HB-005 chromosome 11, CSIRO-AGI_Bhir_v1, whole genome shotgun sequence harbors:
- the LOC137901769 gene encoding LOW QUALITY PROTEIN: septin-5-like (The sequence of the model RefSeq protein was modified relative to this genomic sequence to represent the inferred CDS: deleted 2 bases in 1 codon), producing MRLKVAVSSARPEYKCCSLPSLRSSACWRRAGRATRKRTRDHTLVEAPQVAECAAASMEDSDHEACSSSDESPNHSRDQDVEQHLSQSDDSRWRALWHDPDHRGGHAHHRELGQEPRDAGGEAEGEDGPHAPSYLLPPLAGRVESGSGSDLSLPPSSGVEFDLSSPVSPTRPRSPWGRFDPYDTNEDQDKEYVGFATLPNQVHRKSVKKGFDFTLMVAGESGLGKSTLVNSLFLTDLYKDRKLLNAEERITQTVEITKHTVDIEEKGVKLKLTIVDTPGFGDAVNNTECWKSVADYIDQQFEQYFRDESGLNRKNIQDNRVHCCLYFISPFGHGLRPLDVEFMRALHEKVNIVPVLAKADTLTPTEVKKKKIKIREEIEQLGIKIYQFPDCDSDEDEEFKQQDFQLKESIPFAVIGSNTVVEAKGKRVRGRLYPWGIVEVENSAHCDFVKLRNMLVRTHMQDLKDVTRETHYENYRAHCIQSMTRMVVKERNRNKLTRESGTDFHIPAAPEVPMARQQDSETEKLIREKDEEVRRDDHGRDAHRLRRGESGPSPDRQQLADQLSQSDRLAKGDEAL